In Zingiber officinale cultivar Zhangliang unplaced genomic scaffold, Zo_v1.1 ctg171, whole genome shotgun sequence, the following proteins share a genomic window:
- the LOC122036539 gene encoding uncharacterized protein LOC122036539 codes for MEGEALGGDGGSGDLEESAPSIEKKDFRKGKRKRFHQALLNLYLPPSPPRSPPPRLPQIPVEELVPLVCGDLDSNFDQDVDNNGSESSQALADDLVPKKLTRAQRKRLRKRKLKETASIGRKIIGPLLPSNVQYVNELE; via the exons ATGGAGGGGGAGGCTTTGGGTGGGGATGGAGGCTCTGGGGACCTCGAAGAATCCGCCCCCTCGATCGAGAAGAAGGATTTCAGGAAAGGGAAGAGGAAGAGGTTTCACCAAGCGCTCCTCAATCTCTACCTTCCTCCTTCGCCCCCGCGGTCGCCGCCACCTCGACTGCCTCAA ATACCTGTGGAAGAGCTAGTGCCTCTTGTTTGTGGGGATTTGGATTCAAATTTTGACCAAG ATGTAGATAATAACGGAAGTGAAAGCTCTCAGGCTCTTGCAGATGACCTTGTACCCAAGAAACTCACAAGGGCTCAGAGAAAGAGGCTTAGGAAAAGGAAGTTGAAGGAAACTGCCTCAATTGGAAGAAAAATCATTGGACCTTTGTTGCCATCCAATGTCCAATATGTGAACGAACTTGAATGA
- the LOC122036544 gene encoding BEL1-like homeodomain protein 2 — protein sequence MSHGFHQGLLSFPNGLDSGNRDHVAEQNRRDNGSAAGVHPALVLPIEDETCIYDSASEEAAAASAGGHMLSDLFNCLQPSGLAAPMDFHIIPSRSVAMGAAVDWYVADRHHHYQQQHSAAGLSTDSSSAMELFLMNPTAMQQSPQQIGFSSSPPQIATFQHHPFTESSPFGADRVVESQGLSLSLSSSLQHLEMKAKATDELRMREGILYFNNNQHLQDQQLHVAAFGGGGAGIVNLLRSSKYAKATQELLEEFCSVGRGPTKQANKLAKRGSTSNSNRNSSSIGNSGGASKGSPALSPAERFDLQRKKTKLISMLDKVDRRYNRYCEQMQMVVNSFDSVMQFGAATPYTALAQRAVSRHFRCLRDAIAAQLKQTRDALGDNNNNNNNNNKDGGAARSSGGSAIITKGATPRLRLLDQILRQQSTFSQLGMMEPESWRLQRGLPDRSVNILRGWLFEHFLHPYPNDSDKHLLARQTGLSRNQVANWFINARVRLWKPMVEEMYLQESKVEEEEAPPPEEETNQGTHSPTMRPESVNPAAVAFAEEAFDQVHRFATVATAGGAGDVSLTLGVRHAGATSERSRSSVRDFSEC from the exons ATGTCGCATGGCTTCCATCAAGGCCTCTTAAGCTTCCCCAACGGCCTGGATAGCGGCAACCGCGACCACGTCGCTGAGCAGAACAGGCGAGACAATGGTAGCGCCGCTGGGGTACACCCCGCGCTCGTACTTCCAATAGAAGACGAGACCTGTATCTACGATTCCGCCTCTGAAGAAGCCGCCGCCGCCTCTGCCGGAGGTCACATGCTCTCTGACTTGTTCAATTGTCTGCAGCCGTCAGGGCTGGCGGCACCGATGGACTTCCATATCATCCCTTCGAGATCCGTAGCCATGGGCGCAGCCGTGGACTGGTACGTCGCCGACCGGCATCACCACTATCAGCAGCAGCATTCAGCGGCTGGTTTGAGCACCGACTCCTCCTCCGCGATGGAGCTTTTCCTCATGAACCCGACGGCAATGCAACAATCACCTCAACAGATTGGATTTTCATCTTCGCCACCACAAATTGCCACCTTTCAGCATCATCCCTTTACGGAGTCATCTCCCTTCGGCGCCGACCGGGTGGTAGAAAGCCAAGGACTGTCTCTCTCGCTCTCCTCCTCCCTGCAACACCTGGAGATGAAGGCCAAGGCCACTGACGAACTCCGAATGAGGGAAGGGATCCTATACTTCAATAACAATCAACACCTGCAGGACCAGCAGTTGCACGTCGCCGCCTTTGGGGGCGGCGGAGCCGGCATAGTCAACCTGTTGAGAAGCTCCAAGTACGCCAAGGCAACGCAAGAGCTCCTTGAGGAATTCTGCAGCGTGGGAAGAGGACCAACAAAACAGGCCAATAAACTTGCAAAGCGCGGTAGCACATCCAATTCTAACCGTAACTCGAGCAGCATTGGCAACTCCGGCGGCGCATCAAAGGGCTCTCCGGCTTTGTCTCCTGCCGAACGATTTGACCTCCAGAGGAAGAAGACCAAGCTCATCTCCATGCTCGACAAG GTAGACAGGAGATACAACCGCTACTGCGAGCAGATGCAGATGGTGGTGAACTCGTTCGACTCGGTGATGCAGTTCGGGGCGGCGACGCCGTACACGGCGCTGGCGCAGAGGGCCGTGTCGCGCCACTTCAGGTGCCTCAGGGACGCGATCGCGGCGCAGCTGAAGCAGACGCGCGACGCACTCggggataataataataataataataataataataaagatggCGGCGCCGCTAGGAGTTCTGGTGGCTCCGCCATCATCACCAAGGGCGCCACGCCGCGGCTCCGCCTGCTGGACCAGATCCTCCGCCAGCAGTCCACTTTCAGCCAGTTGGGCATGATGGAGCCGGAGTCGTGGCGGCTGCAGCGCGGGCTTCCGGATCGCTCCGTCAACATTCTCCGAGGATGGCTGTTTGAGCACTTCCTTCACCC GTACCCTAATGATTCAGATAAGCATTTGTTGGCGAGACAGACAGGTTTATCCAGGAACCAG GTGGCCAACTGGTTCATCAACGCGAGGGTAAGACTGTGGAAACCGATGGTGGAGGAGATGTACCTACAAGAATCCaaagtggaggaggaggaggcgcctCCGCCGGAGGAAGAGACGAATCAAGGAACGCACTCACCTACGATGAGACCCGAATCCGTTAACCCTGCAGCAGTTGCCTTCGCCGAAGAGGCATTCGATCAAGTGCACCGGTTCGCCACGGTGGCGACGGCCGGCGGTGCCGGAGACGTGTCACTCACGCTCGGAGTACGGCATGCAGGAGCCACATCGGAGAGGAGCAGGTCCTCGGTTAGGGACTTCTCCGAATGTTGA